The proteins below come from a single Garra rufa chromosome 3, GarRuf1.0, whole genome shotgun sequence genomic window:
- the LOC141331397 gene encoding gap junction delta-2 protein-like: MAPSLSGQSCNMKTAVLAGNRAKVDLFQVLYFKRPARRDMTEWTLLKRLLDAVHQHSTMIGRLWLTVMVIFRLLIVAVATEDVYTDEQEMFVCNTLQPGCPNVCYDAFAPISQPRFWVFQIITVSTPSLCFIIYTWHNLSKQPEAEQSKEAYDRSCDSDSCSIKSHKHLGHSLADVLEGIANQSNQEKAPTKSSSGVLSKYYIFHVCFRAILEVGFVVAQWLLFGFHVPAHFVCSAKPCMQKVDCYVSRPTEKTIFLIFMFCVGIFCIFLNFLELNHLGWKMIKKSALIKDGSWRGYGAINQDSQSIASLTFRDVTSTTSLPTLDLVVDHQPEWTCAGNCSTKKDKESRGTQSLKGKSQGNKGRKSKQRSTEVWI; encoded by the coding sequence ATGGCACCTTCGCTCTCCGGCCAGAGCTGTAACATGAAAACGGCCGTCCTCGCTGGCAACAGAGCTAAAGTGGATCTATTTCAGGTGCTGTACTTCAAGAGGCCGGCGCGCAGAGACATGACAGAATGGACGCTGCTCAAGCGGCTGCTGGACGCCGTGCACCAGCACTCCACCATGATCGGACGCCTCTGGCTCACGGTCATGGTGATTTTCCGCCTGCTCATCGTGGCCGTGGCCACTGAGGACGTCTACACAGACGAGCAGGAGATGTTTGTATGCAACACACTTCAACCGGGATGTCCCAACGTCTGCTACGACGCCTTCGCGCCGATCTCACAACCTCGCTTCTGGGTCTTCCAGATCATCACGGTGTCTACACCTTCGCTTTGCTTCATCATCTACACCTGGCACAATTTGTCCAAGCAGCCAGAGGCCGAGCAATCGAAGGAAGCATATGATCGCAGCTGTGACTCGGATAGTTGCTCCATCAAGTCGCACAAACATCTCGGACACAGTCTTGCTGATGTCCTCGAAGGCATCGCCAACCAAAGCAACCAGGAAAAAGCTCCAACCAAAAGCTCCTCAGGCGTCCTTTCCAAGTACTACATCTTCCACGTTTGCTTTCGCGCCATTTTAGAAGTTGGTTTTGTAGTGGCTCAATGGCTCCTCTTCGGTTTTCACGTTCCTGCTCACTTTGTGTGCTCAGCAAAGCCTTGCATGCAGAAGGTTGACTGCTATGTCTCACGTCCCACTGAGAAAACCATCTTTCTAATCTTTATGTTTTGCGTTGGCATCTTCTGCATCTTCCTCAACTTCTTAGAGCTCAATCATCTGGGTTGGAAGATGATCAAGAAGTCAGCGCTCATTAAGGATGGCTCTTGGAGGGGATACGGTGCTATAAATCAAGATTCGCAGTCGATAGCTTCGTTGACTTTCAGAGACGTCACCAGCACTACTTCTTTACCAACTTTAGATCTAGTCGTGGATCACCAACCTGAGTGGACCTGCGCTGGAAACTGCTCAACGAAGAAAGACAAGGAGAGTAGAGGAACACAATCGCTCAAGGGTAAATCACAAGGAAATAAAGGAAGAAAATCCAAGCAGAGGAGCACTGAGGTTTGGATATAA